The following proteins come from a genomic window of Anopheles ziemanni chromosome 3, idAnoZiCoDA_A2_x.2, whole genome shotgun sequence:
- the LOC131284717 gene encoding uncharacterized protein LOC131284717, whose protein sequence is MRFKDFFCCFRCQKEPEEDENNLVELGEENGIELDVENVIELEKENEPEEDEDNVDELGEENCIELDVENVIELEKEIEPEDDEDNVEELGEENGIELDVENVIEVEKENVPEDDEDNVDELEEGNDANEYSIRPRKKDEVLGWQPSLDDIEEENAIECISIEEIFEEEQENQIVELKNRNDDEGEPKEDGDNVDDLEEENDANEYSIRPRKKDEVLDWQPSLDDIEEENTIECISIEEIFEEEQENQIVELKNRNDDEGEPKEDGDNVDDLEEENDANEYSIRPRKKDEVLGWQPSLDDIEEENAIECISIEEIFEEEQENQIVELQNRTIEEIFEEEQENQIVELQNRMHLD, encoded by the exons ATGAGATTCAAAGATTTCTTCTGTTGTTTCAGGTGTCAGAAGGAGCCTGAAGAGGACGAAAATAATCTTGTTGAGCttggggaagaaaatggcaTTGAGCTGGACGTAGAAAATGTGATTGAGctggagaaagaaaatgaacctGAAGAGGACGAAGATAATGTTGATGAGCTCGgggaagaaaattgcattGAGTTGGACGTAGAAAATGTGATTGAGCTGGAGAAAGAAATTGAGCCTGAAGACGACGAGGATAATGTTGAAGAGCTCGGGGAAGAAAATGGCATCGAGTTAGACGTGGAAAATGTGATTGAggtggagaaagaaaatgtgCCTGAAGACGACGAGGATAATGTTGATGAGCTGGAGGAAGGAAATGACGCAAATGAATACAGTATTCGGCCAAGAAAGAAGGACGAAGTGTTG GGCTGGCAACCTTCACTCGACgatattgaagaagaaaacgcaaTCGAATGCATCTCGATCGAAGAGATCTTCgaagaagaacaggaaaaccaaattgttGAATTAAAGAACAGGAATGACGATGAGGGC gagCCGAAAGAGGACGGGGATAATGTTGATGATctggaggaagaaaatgacgcAAATGAATACAGTATTCGGCCAAGAAAGAAGGACGAAGTGTTG GACTGGCAACCTTCACTCGACgatattgaagaagaaaacacaatcGAATGCATCTCGATCGAAGAGATCTTCgaagaagaacaggaaaaccaaattgttGAATTAAAGAACAGGAATGACGATGAGGGC gagCCGAAAGAGGACGGGGATAATGTTGATGATctggaggaagaaaatgacgcAAATGAATACAGTATTCGGCCAAGAAAGAAGGACGAAGTGTTG GGCTGGCAACCTTCACTCGACgatattgaagaagaaaacgcaaTCGAATGCATCTCGATCGAAGAGATCTTCgaagaagaacaggaaaaccaaattgttGAATTACAGAACAGAACGATCGAAGAGATCTTCgaagaagaacaggaaaaccaaattgttGAATTACAGAATCGAATGCATCTCGATTGA